A stretch of DNA from Spirosoma endbachense:
AATGAAAATCATAATCATAGTCATCTTCCAGAATGGCAAATCGGTATTGTTCAGCCAGTTGCAGGAGCCGAATACGCCGATCGGGTCGGAGTGTCACCGTGGTTGGATAATGATGGTGCGGAGTCACAAATACCATCCGGATAGTGTTCTTTTGCTCACACAAACGAGCCAGTGCATCAACGTCTAAACCATGTTGATCGACAGGAACGGTCAGGATCGTGGCACCGGTTTTTCGAAAATTCATCGTAGCACCTGCCCAGGTCGTTTCGCCAGTTACGACGATGTCGCCGGATCGCAGTAAAACCTGGCTCGTCAGGTGCAAACCCATAATGCTTCCGCGAGTAATGAGTATGTTCTCGGGTGTGGTCCGTAGCCCTCGGGTTTCGTTTAGATGAAGAGAAAGCTGTTCACGTAACAGCAAATGCCCTTTGGTATCGCCGTAACCGAAATGAGTCTGTGGATTTCCCCACCGGAAATACGAGCGATAAGCCCGGCTTAATTCGTCCATTGGAGCCAGTCGAATATCTGGAAACCCATCGTCGAGGTGTAAACCGGCTGAGTTAGTCAACACGGGCCTGACCAGAAAATTGAGCGAATCGAAGGCATAACCCGGCTGTGTTCCGGTGCTATCCGTTCCCAAAACGCTGGCTGTACTATCGTTGCTCGCCAATAGCTGCGGCTTAATGTCAGGAAAATGAGCGGCCACATAGGTGCCGCTACCAGCCCGGCTTTCGAGCCAGCCCTGTGCCAAACCCTCATCATAAGCGGCTACAACCGTCTGCCGGTTCAACTCAAGTAAGTCGGCCAGTTGACGCGTTCCGGGCAATCGCTGGCCAGCCACGAGCGTTCCTGCGCGAATAAGCTGGCCCAGTTGTTCGCTTAACTGTAGAAAAACTGGGGTAGGTAATGTCTTGTCAACCTGAATCAGCGATTTGAATGGCGGCATAACCGGACTAGCAGAAATCTAAAAACTGGACGACTTGAGTAGACCGGCAAATAACGACATTTGTTTTGAAAAAGAACAGGGCACCTGATTTTGGGAAAGTTGTTGTCTACTTATCCGTATCAAACGTCCTGCCTAAAAAATCACCAACGATGCAAACCGCCCGCACAACACCCAGTCGTTTAGCCAAGCGTGCTCATTACGACGAAGCCACAATTCACCCCATTCTGGACGAAGCCCTTTTTTGCACAGTTAGCTTCGCCGTCGATGGTCAACCGATGGCCATTCCAACCGCATTCGCCCGAAAAGGCGACCGGGTTTATATCCACGGGTCTGTTGGCAGCCACTTCATTCGTACAATCGAACAGGGTGGTCCGGTCTGCATTTCAGTGATGTTGACGGATGGACTTGTTCTGGCCAAATCGGCGTTTCATCACTCGGTCAATTACCGTTCGGTGGTCATCTTTGCAACTGCTGAGAAAGTAACCGACGAGAACGAACGCATGGAAGCGCTGGCACTGATTACCGATCACTTGATTCCCGGTCGCTGGGACGATCTGCGCCCAACGACCAGCAGTGAAATGCGAAAAACGACCGTGCTGGCATTTTCGCTGGCCGAAGCGTCGGCCAAAGTACGCACCGGTGGCCCCAATGACGACCCTGAAGATGAGGGCCTGCCAACCTGGGCGGGTGTAATTCCAATGCAGACAGTGCGATTAACCCCGCTTGCTGCCGAAAATAGCCTAGGGACACCATTGCCTGATTATTTACAGAACGCTTGACACAAGATGATTCCTGCCAACGAATTACTCCTTTTTGCGCTGGCTGCGCTGGGTCTCGTACTCAGCCCCGGACCGAACATGATTTACCTGATTTCCCGCTCCATCACCCAGGGACGGCGTGCAGGTTTAGTGTCGCTTGCCGGTGTCTTGGCTGGGTTTCTGGGTCATATTTTTCTGGTTTCCTTTGGGTTATCAGCCGTGTTTCTGGCAATTCCGCTGGCGTATGACGTATTACGATGGCTCGGTGTCGGCTACCTGCTCTACCTAGCCTGGGAAGCCGTTAAACCCGGCAGTTCTTCCCCCTTCCAGACGCGAGCTCTATCGCACGATTCTGACTGGAAGCTATTCCGGATGGGCCTGCTGACCAATGCGCTCAATCCGAAAGTAGCCCTGTTTTATCTATCATTTTTTCCGCAGTTTACGCACCCTGAATACGGTTCGTTACTGACTCAAAACGTTCAGTTGGGCTTGATTCAGCTAACCATTAGTGGATCAGTCAATATGGTTATCATATTATCGGCCGCCCGGATGGCCAGTTGGTTTCAGGCTCGTCCGGTTTATATTCGGGTGCAGAAATGGTTTATGGCCAGTATTCTGACAGGATTGGCTGTGCGCATGGCAATCGACAAAGGGAAATAAACAATACAGGCCTTTCACAAAGAGCCGTGCCACGGTGCCAAACCGTGGCACGGCTCGAAGCCAAAGTCATGCAATAATCAATAGCCGATATCAACAACTATACGACAATGTATATACCACACGCCTTTCAGGAAACCGACCGCCCTACACTGTTGCAGTTCATCCGCGATAACTCCTTTGCGTTGCTTGTTACGACGGGCCACGATGGTATTCCGGTAGCCACACATCTGCCCATTGAACTTCTGGCTGATACCGATGGCCAATTTCAATTAGTTGGCCACCTGGCCAAAGCCAATCCGCAATGGAAACTATTGGGACAGGATAGACCTGCACTGGCCGTATTTTCGGGGCCGCATAGCTACATTTCCTCTTCGTGGTACGATCATGTTAATGTACCCACCTGGAATTATCTGTCGGTGCATATTACTGGGCGAACGAGCATGCTAAGCGACGATGAAACCCTTGATTTTCTGCGCCAGCAGGTAGATCGCTATGAGGCTCATTCAAGGCATCCGGTATCCGTTGAAAGTATGACCGCAGACTACGTTCGGAAACAAATGCGTGGCGTAGTCGCTTTCAAAATGACCATTGATACGATGCAGGGAGCGGCTAAGCTCAGCCAAAATCGAGACGACAAAAACTACCAGTCCATTATCTCCGAACTACGTCAGACGGGTAATGCTGATGCAGAAAAAATGGCCAACGAAATGGCTACCCGACGACCAACGATTGACAAGTAATACGAATGCACTATGGCAAAGCAACACACGTACGCATTAACCACTCGATGGACCGGAAATAAAGGAGAAGGGACTACCAATTACCGTTCATACGACAGAGATCATGTCGTTTCGGCCGAAAACAAACCTGACATTCCTGCGTCATCGGACCCGTCGTTTCGGGGCAATAAAAGCCGATACAATCCGGAAGAATTGCTTGTTGCCTCCCTGGCAAGCTGCCATATGCTCTGGTACCTGCATTTGTGTGCCGAAGCAGGCGTTGTTGTTGTCGATTATACGGATCAGGCAACAGGAACAATGATAGAGACGCCAGACGGTGGCGGCCATTTCAGTGAAGTAACGCTTTCGCCGGTCGTACTTGTCACCGACGAAGCGATGATTGCCAAAGCGAACGAATTGCATCATCAGGCTAACAAATTATGCTTTATTGCCAATTCCTGTAATTTCCCGGTTTATCATAAACCCATCTGTAGAGTCGCAGAAAAATAGTCGTGATTACAAACCTATAAGGTTTTTGAAACCTTATAGGTTTAAATAACAGAATACGGATGGTTGCTTAAATCCAGGAAAAAGAAGAAAAAGTAAATTTTATTTTCATTTGGACTGAGCTAAGTAGCTGAAAAGAAAACGCATTTACGACCGAAAAAACAGCACCGCTCTATTAAACGGACAATAGTTTTTTTATTGATCGCCTGGTAGATAATCCGGAAGGAGCGAATCGAGGGAAATACTAGCCGTTCCGGTCGTCGAGCCATTATCGTTGGCAGACAGGTTCCGATAAATTTTTTGCATGGCCACCCACCGACGACGCGACACCGGCAGCACATCGCCCGAATGCAGGTAAACCAGACCGGTATTATCCGGCTGCACAGGCCCCAGATAGGCTATGTACTGGAGGTTGATGATGCAGTTTCGATGAGTCCGTATAAACCACTCTTTAGGCAACTGGGGTTCATAGTATTTTAAGGTGCGGGGAAGCAGCATCCGTTGCCCATCTTTCCAGTGAAGCCAGCTATAGTTACCGGTGGCCTGTAAAAACATCAGATCAGCTATCGGGCGGCTAATTTTGCCCGTTTTATGGGCGTGCATTTTGAGCATGTCTCCGGGTTGTAGGAGCGATTGTTTCATAACATACTAAAAAGAGGAAGGTTGAAAAGACTCGTTGATTCAATGGATGGATTGAAATTGGCAGATAAATAAAGCCAATCCATATACGTCTGCTACCACAAGCGTTGCAATCCTTAACACTCATGTTACATTTTCAGGCCTTTCGCTTCGAGCCGTGCCACGGTTATCACAAGTAGGACCATTAACTGTAGCACGGCTCGAAGCGAAAGGCCTGATTTTAACTCACATCGTATGGTCAGTCATCCTGACTGAGTTATTAGCAATCTATACTAGTCTGTATTGCCTGTAGTTTATCACGTGTTCGCTTCAGACGCATCTTTACCGCACTTTCCGACAACTTGTAGTATTCGCTAAGGTCTCGAATTGATAAGCCCTGTTCATACTTTAGTCGAAGTAGGGTTAGCTCCTCGTCCGGTAGTTTCATAAGGGCCAGCTCCTGAGCTTGTATCCGCCGTTCTACCACCTCCTTCAGGCGTATACCTGGTATGCCATCAATCAGTTCCTCGTCAGATAGCGTATCCGATAAATCATAGGGCAATGGCTCGGTTTTAAGCTGCTTGTTTAACCGAAGCCGATCCAGACAATAATGGTATGAAATGGCATACAGCCAGGTAGAAAATGAGGAGCGATTCTGGAAGGAGTTCAACTTGTCAAATACCTTGATGAAGATGTCCTGGGTATAGTCCTGAGCGTCGGCGGAATCATTAGTCATGGCCAGGCACGTCCGATACACTTTATGGGCATATTGGTTATAGAGTATCTCAAAGCTGTTGTCTGAATAACTGGTCTGAAACGTATCGATTATCTGGTTGTCGGCTGAACGTGTTTTTTTCATGGCGGCAGAAAAATTCTATAAAGTGAGTAAGTAAAAGACATGAAGCGATTCAATGGATCAATCAGCCCTGTCAATAAGTCCGCAAGTTGCGGCACTGATGGTTGGTCTGCTAACACACTCGTTGCATTCATTAGCACTTATGTTACATGACAATAAAAAAGCCCGAAAATCCGGGCTTAAATGGCAAAAATGTCCCTTTGGTGTGAGGTCAGGGCCTTAAACCAGACCCCTGCGGACGGTTCGCCGTGGCGATTCTTAAAACCGAGTGTATAGTCTGGATGAGGTTTGGAGAATCACCACAGTGAACCGTTCTCCCCTGTCGGTTTTGAGAAACCTTTCCGTGTCAGTTTCTTCAAACTGACACCACATCGACTGCTTTACAGACGAATTCAAGGACCAATAAAGACAAAACAATGTTCTGTGAACGGGCTTAACCCAACGTTGACGTGGGCTTTCCATACTGCGAAGGCAAGACGCCATAACGCTCCTGAAACACTTTGGCAAAGTAAGACAGGTTGTCAAAACCAACCGAATAAGCCACCTGGGTTACGTTCTGTTGGCCTTCGGTCAGTAGTTCGGCGGCCCTGGCAAGCCGGATATCCCGGATAAAGGAGGTAGCAGGTTTGTTGGTTAACGCTTTGAGCTTACGGTGAAGTTGCACCCTGCTTAGGTTGGCGGCTTCGGCCAGTTCCTCAACGGTAAATCCGGTATTATCTATGTGCGGAATAACAAGCGCCGTCATCCGGTCGATAAACTGCTGTTCAGCCGTTAATGGAGCCGGAATGTTTATCTGGCTATCCGGAGTGGGCTGGCTCATAGAAAACCACTGGTACAGGCGTTCGCGCTGCTCGATCAGATTGCGTACCCTGACCTGAATTTCAGACCGGTTGAAAGGTTTGGTCAGGTAGTCATCGGCGCCTAGTTCAAAGCCTGCGATTCGGTCTTCGACAGTAGCTTTGGCCGTCAGCATGATCACAGGAATATGACTGGTGGCTGGCTGCATTTTCAGTGCCTCGCAGAACCCAAATCCATCGAGCCGGGGCATCATGAGGTCGCAGATAACCATGTCGGGCAGTGCAGTAGTCGCTTTTTCGAGGCCGTCCTGTCCATCAATGGCTTCAATGATCTGATAATCCTGCTCAAAAATACTACGTACATACGACCGGATGTCCTCGTTATCGTCTATGATCAGCAGAATGTTAGCGGTTCCAGGCGCGGAGGGGTCCAGATTCTCCGTTTCCGCTGGTACTGATACGGATGCAATAGGAGCAGACAAGGAGAGTTCAGTCCAGGATGCCGGCATTCTATCGATCGTCATCAGCGGCAGTGCAACCGTAAATGTGGTGCCAAGACCTTCGGCGCTGACAACGTCGATCGTGCCATTCAGCACCCTGACCAGTTCATTGACCAGTGCCAGCCCTATACCAGTGCCTTCGTACGTACGATTTAGCTTGCCATCGACCTGATAAAATCGGTTGAAAATATTAGGCACATGTTCGGGTGGAATGCCAATGCCGGTATCCTGAATCGTTATTAGCAATTGATTCCCAGCCCCTTCGTCGGGATAATGCAGGTTCATGCTGACGTTGTTGCCCGCCGGAGTAAATTTAAAGGCGTTGGAGAGCAGGTTCGTCACTATTTTTTCCAGTTTATCCCGGTCAAAACGAGCCCACCACGTCGTTTGATTTTGATCGAATGAAAACGCGATTCCACGGCTTTCGGCTAAGGAGTTGAATGAACCGGCTATCATTCGAAAAAAAGCAGCCATATCGCCCGGTTCCAATTCGGGCTTTAACTCACCCGCTTCCAGTTTCCCCAGATCGAGCAATTGATTGATCAGTGTCATCAGCCGATGGCCGTTTCGCTCCATCAGCGTCAGTTCAGGATGATGAGGAAATTGTTTTTTCAGGTTGTCCAGTGGCCCTAGAATCAGGGTTAGGGGGGTACGGAATTCGTGAGAGATATTGGTAAAAAACTCGGTTTTCAGACTATCCAGTTCTGCTAACCGATTCGCTTCCTTTTTCTCAAAAACAACCTGTTGCTCGAGCAATAGTCGCTGGGTCTGAACCCGGTAGAGCTGCCAGCCCACCACTGCAATAATTATCGCATAGAGCAAATAAGCCCACCAGGTTTGATAAAATGGCGGATGAATTCGTACCTGGAGTTCGACAGGTTTGCTCCAGACTTCGCCATCAACCGAACCCATCATCCGAAAAGTGTAGTTGCCCGGTGGTAATTGAGCATAGTTGGCAAAGCGGTTGGTACCCGCCGATACCCAATCCCGGTCAATCCCATTGAGCCGGTAGCGGTATTGATTTTTGGCTGAGTTCGCAAAGTCCATCAGCCCGAATTCGAACGTGATCAGGTTCTGGGTATGCGACAGATTGAGCTGTTGCTTGTACTCGATTCCTTCGGTCAGTATCCCATCGGAGCTGCCCACGTCAACGGTTTCATTGTTGACTTTCAAACCAATCAAATGTGCTCGTGAAGCCGGGCCACTGGCCCGAACCAAGTCGGCTGCCCGAAAGGTCGTTAGCCCATGTATGCCCCCGAACATCAACTCGCCCGATTGGCTTTTGAAAAAGGAGCCCGTATTGAACTCATCGTCCTGTAAGCCGTCGGCTTTGGTGAAGTTGCGAAACGTTTTAGTTTTGGGGTTGAACTGTGCTAAGCCCCGGTTAGTACTTAGCCAGAGGTTCCTGAACTCATCTGCCAGTATTCCATACACTACTTTATTGGGCAATCCCTGTTTTTCAGTGATATGGTCAAAGTAGCCCGTCTGTTTATCCAGACGATCCAGCCCGCTGCCTTTGGTACCTACCCATAGGTAGCGGGCGGGCTGGTTTGGGTCATTGAGCAGGCTCAACACAAAATCGTTGCTCAAACTCTGACGGTTCGTCTGGCTATTTTTAAAGAGTGAAAAAACCGGCCTGGTCTGTGGGTGATCGGCCCGTATCAACCCCTGTTGGGTACCGATCCAGAGCGTACCGTCCTGATCGAAGTAGATCGTATAGGTTTCTATTTCGGCTCCTTTCTGCGGTAACAGGGATTGATACGAGAAAATCTGAAATTTTTCTGTCTGGGGATCGAATTGAAGAAGCTTGCCATTGATGGCTCCAATCCAAAGCTTACCGAATTTGTCTTCAACCGTCTGGTTATTGTAGAAACCAAACGACGTATTGGGGGGCAGAGGATATTTTTTGAGGAGTTGCCAATCGGCACTAAACTTAAACAGATACATTTCGTGCGTCTGGAAGTTCGTGTTCGATACCCAGAACGTTCCTTGACGATCCTGCATCATATAACGCTGCCGTTTATCAACGGGCGGCAATCCATCAGGCAGGAAAGACTGTGTCCGGTTATTAGCCCGATCAAGTTGTTCATACGCAAACTCATGCCGTACATAAACCCGGCCCTTCCGGTCGGCATACAGATAAGAAAGGGTTTTATCAGGCAGTAACGAATGAAACTGTTTGATTTTGGGGTTGAATTTTCGAAGACCATAGCCACTTGTACCCAGCCAGATATTGCCCGTCTTATCTTCGAGCAGCGTAGTAATGGCATAGAGATTGCCGGGCAGGGCGGTAAACGCATTGCGTGCCGTCAGGCTGTCCTGTACCATGAGATCATCAGGCGAGATCAACCACAAGAGCCCACCCTGAGCAATAGACATTTTTTTCGGATTGATCTCTCTAATGACGGCATCCTCATTTTTCGGCAGATAAATAGTTTTCAGCCTGCCATGCTGACGATAGAGGATTTTATTGTCTTTAAGGCCAAACAACGCATCCTGATTTATATTGGTGTATACGGTATAAGCCCCCCGGAATTCATCCGTAAAAAGAGTGAACGTACTTCCTTTCTGAGGGTATTGCCAGTTAAATGACAGTAAACCGGTATTGCCTACCAACACAGCCTGACCATCGGGACGGAAACTAATGTGCCCAATGCCACCCGTCTTCTTCTTATCGATCGGAATCTGTGTGAGTTGAACCTGATCAGCAAAATTAGCGTGATTGGGAAAGCTGTTTTTAAGCGAAGTAGCTAAACTGATTTTAATCAATTTAGTCTCCTCCGCAATCACCCAGATAGCCCCCTGTGGATCCTCGAACAGATAGTTAATGGCATAATTTCCTGCATTGGAAGACGCCTGATCACGAATATCGAGATGATAAAACCGCTGGGTACGCGTATCGAACAGATTCAGTCCCTGATTGAGGGTACCCACCCACAGCCTCCCCCGGCTATCGACCAGCATCGTTGAGCAGTTGTTATCCGAAAGGCTGTATTTGTTATATGGATCATGAGTAAATACGTTGAAATTATACCCATCGAAGCGGTTTAGTCCATCTTTGGTAGCTACCCAGATAAATCCCTTCTGATCCTGTTTTAGATCGAAAATCATCCCCTGCGACAGACCATCGGAAATAGTTAATTCCTGCCAGCCGTTGGGCTGGGCAAGGAGTACACCAGGAAGAAGTAAAAACAGAAAGTAGAGGACCCGCATTTAAAATGCTCAATTTATAGTCAATAGGGCTTCGTTTCGAGCCGTGCCACGGTTATTTTAGAGTGTCATGATTAACCGTGGCACGGCTCGAAACGAAAGCCCTGGTCAATAATACGAAAAAATCGAAGGGATGTAGATGATCCAATGATGAGATGACTAATGGATAAATTGCACCAGTCTCTTTCTGCCATGTGCTCAACCAGAGAAAAGGGCAAAAAAAGGCTGCTAGCACTGACCAGGTCAAGTCAGTACTAGCAGCCTCCATGAATCAATTTGGGCACGCTGGTGCCGGTATTAGTCCATCAGGTTTACCGTTTGAGAATCTTAACCGTCTGACGCTGAATAGGCGTGCTAACCTGAAGGATGTACTGACCCACTGGCTGGCCCAACTGCACTGTCTGCGGCTGAGACAACTCGCCTGAACCGATTGTCCTCTCGCTGACCACATTCCCCTGAGTATCCACTACCCGTAGGCCAACCTCGTGGGAACCAGCACCTTTTATCAGGACTTCTGCACGGTCGCCTACTACCGGGTTACCCAGCACCTCTACGGTCAAACGAGCCGCAGCTTCTACCCCTACCCGAGCACCTGTAGAGCACACTGCCAGCCAGTTGTAGACATAGCTCGCTTCTCCATCACTTCCCTGCTGGATCGCCTTCAGGGTGATACTCGGATTATCCGTGTATAGATTCAGACTGTAAGGCCCACTGGCTGTTGTAGACGCCAGCTCATTGACCACCCGGAAGCTGATGGGCTGACCTGTTACCCCTCCATACAACGGTGTAAAGGTCAATCGGCGCAGACCGGCACTCACCACCTCACAACTTACTGTGTTTACGCCCGTGATGCTGAACACACCCGTTGGCGGGTTACCCGGCTCATTCACCGTCACACTAACCATGGCCGTTACCGTCTGGGAAACCGGTGAGGTCGCATCGCTCACCATCACCATGAAAGTCTGCACTCCCGCACTTAGCCCCGACACGGTTGCCGAATTGCCGGTAGGGCTGATACTATTCGGACCCGAGAAAACATAACTATATGGACCTGTTCCCCCCGACACATTCGCCGTCAACGTCGTTGACCCATTGGTCAGGAACTGACTCGGACTCGCTTGCAGGTTCACCGTCAATGGGCTCGGCCCAACCCCGACCACCGTCAGGACAAAACTCGTGCTCGTGCTCAGGCTGCCCGGATCGGTCGCCGTCAGTACCACTGTCGAGACCCCACTCACGCTCGGCGTACCCGAAATCTGGGTACCCACCAGACTCAGCCCTGCTGGTAGCCCACTGGCCACCAGTGTAATCTGATTCGGTGTCTCCTGATCGGCAAACGTATTGGCCAGATTCAGACTATACCCCTGCCCCACTACAGCCGTCTGATTACCCACCGGACTGTTCACGCGAGGGGGCGTGTTATCCTGTCCCGCACTGGCACAGGCCGCTAACCAGTTGTAGCTGAAACTAGCCACCTCAACACTTCCTGTTTGGGTCGCCTTTAAGGTCAGCACCGGATTGTCCCTATACAAGGTCAGCGAGTAAGGAGCCGGATCGGTCGTCGGAGCCAGCTCATTAACGATCTCAAAGGCAATCGACTGACCGGTCAGCCCGGCATAACGAGGGGCAAAATTGATGTTGATCCGGTCAGCCACTGGCGTACAACTGATCGTGGTTACCCCTGTGATCGCAAAAGGCTGAGTCGGTGGTGGGGTCGTCGTGGCAGGCAGCACCGTTAATAACAACGGAGTGCTCACAGAAAGCCCACCCGGATCGGTAGCCGTGATATTTATCGTGAAAGGTGAACCTACTGTTGTTGACGATATCCCGCTCAGCGTGGCTCCCGCAAAACCCAGGCCTGCTGGCAACCCACTGGCCGAGAGCCGCAGACTCAGGGGCGTCTCGGTGTCGGTGAAGGTACCTTCAGGAATCACATAGGTGAAATAGGTGCCTGCTGTGGCCGTCTGGCTACTCAACGTACTCACAACTCGAGGGGGCGTGTTGGGCGACTCCGAGGTGCGGCAGGCCTCCAGCCAGTTGTAGCTATAACTGGCTTCGGGTGGAGTACCTCCCTGAGTAGCCTTCAGAGTAAGGATCGGATTATCCGTATAGAGCTGGAGGGTATAAGGCCCCGACTCGGTAGTGGGCAGCAATTCGTTGGCCACCGAGAAAGACAGCGGTTGACCATTGAGTCCGCTGTAGCGGGGCGTAAAGCTGACACTGAAGCGGTTCGGCAGAATAGGTGTACAACTTACCGTCGTCACGGCCGTGATGGCGAAGGGCGCCGTCTGGACGGGCGTCACCGACAAACCAAACGCATTGGAGGTGAGGCTATTGCAAGCGCCCGTGACTACCACCATGTAGCTACCCGCATCGGAGAGCTGGACATTGGCCAGGGTCAGCGTAGCCGAGGTTTGCCCACCAACGGGGTTACTCAGGTTGTCTTTATACCATTGGAAAGCGGTAGGATTGCCAGTGACCGAGACAGCAGTAGTGACATTAGCGCCCACCGTGACACTGGAGGATGAAGCCGGTTGCTGGGTAAAGGCGATAGTCTGGGCCGGTTGTTGGCTCACCTCCACACTGGCCACGGCCGTACAGCCACTACCCGAGGTTAAGGTCACCGAATAGGTGCCCGCTGAACTCACCGTCAAAATAGGATTGGTCGAGCCCGTGTTCCACAATACACTTCCCACACCCACCGCTGTCAGGCTCACACTCGGACTGGCACAGCTTAGGGTCGCACCCGAAGGAGTGATGCTCACTGAGGGCGCACTCTGATCCGCACTCACCTCCACACTGGTCACAGCCGTACAGCCACTACCCGAGGTTAAGGTCACCGAATAGGTGCCCGCTGAACTCACCGTCAAAATAGGATTGGTCGAGCCCGTGTTCCACAATACGCTTCCTACACCCACCGCTGTCAGGCTCACACTCGGACTGGCACAGCTTAGGGTCGCACCCGAAGGAGTGATGCTCACTGAGGGCGCACTCTGGTCGGCACTCACCTCCACACTGGTCACAGCCGTACAGCCACTACCCGAGGTTAAGGTCACCGAATACGTCCCCGCTGAACTCACCGTCAAAATAGGATTGGTCGAGCCCGTGTTCCATAGTACACTCCCTACACCCACCGCTGTCAGGCTTACACTCGGACTGGCACAACTCAGCGTCGCACCCGAAGGAGTGATGCTCACAGAAGGAGCGGTTTGGTCGGCACTCACCTCCACACTGGTCACAGCCGTACAGCCACTGCCCGAGGTCAAGGTCACCGAATACGTCCCCGCTGAACTCACCGTCAAAATAGGATTGGTCGAGCCTGTGTTCCACAATACACTTCCTACGCCCACCGCTGTCAGGCTCACACTCGGACTGGCACAGCTTAGGGTCGCACCCGAAGGAGTGATGCTCACTGATGGGGCTGCCGTCGAGCTACTTACCGTCGTCGTTGTCGTACTGTAACAACCCGTTTCTGTATTGGTCACCGTCACCGAGTAGACGCCCGATGCGTTGACTATCGCGACGCCTGTTTCGGCATTCTGGCTCAGAATGCCGGGTCCACTAAAGGTATAATCATCTCCCCCCTCGGCCGTCAGCGTTAGACTGGACTGAGCGCAGGTCAACACACCACTATTGCTGGCCATCAGCGTGGACGTGGGAGGAGCATTGACAGTCAATTCATAGGTAGCCGTGGCAGATTGACCATTGCTGTTCACCGTCAACGTAAAGGTTTGGATACCGGCCACCAGAGTCGTCAAATTCTGGCCGAAGCTGGGGTTAGAGCTAGT
This window harbors:
- a CDS encoding ATP-binding protein is translated as MRVLYFLFLLLPGVLLAQPNGWQELTISDGLSQGMIFDLKQDQKGFIWVATKDGLNRFDGYNFNVFTHDPYNKYSLSDNNCSTMLVDSRGRLWVGTLNQGLNLFDTRTQRFYHLDIRDQASSNAGNYAINYLFEDPQGAIWVIAEETKLIKISLATSLKNSFPNHANFADQVQLTQIPIDKKKTGGIGHISFRPDGQAVLVGNTGLLSFNWQYPQKGSTFTLFTDEFRGAYTVYTNINQDALFGLKDNKILYRQHGRLKTIYLPKNEDAVIREINPKKMSIAQGGLLWLISPDDLMVQDSLTARNAFTALPGNLYAITTLLEDKTGNIWLGTSGYGLRKFNPKIKQFHSLLPDKTLSYLYADRKGRVYVRHEFAYEQLDRANNRTQSFLPDGLPPVDKRQRYMMQDRQGTFWVSNTNFQTHEMYLFKFSADWQLLKKYPLPPNTSFGFYNNQTVEDKFGKLWIGAINGKLLQFDPQTEKFQIFSYQSLLPQKGAEIETYTIYFDQDGTLWIGTQQGLIRADHPQTRPVFSLFKNSQTNRQSLSNDFVLSLLNDPNQPARYLWVGTKGSGLDRLDKQTGYFDHITEKQGLPNKVVYGILADEFRNLWLSTNRGLAQFNPKTKTFRNFTKADGLQDDEFNTGSFFKSQSGELMFGGIHGLTTFRAADLVRASGPASRAHLIGLKVNNETVDVGSSDGILTEGIEYKQQLNLSHTQNLITFEFGLMDFANSAKNQYRYRLNGIDRDWVSAGTNRFANYAQLPPGNYTFRMMGSVDGEVWSKPVELQVRIHPPFYQTWWAYLLYAIIIAVVGWQLYRVQTQRLLLEQQVVFEKKEANRLAELDSLKTEFFTNISHEFRTPLTLILGPLDNLKKQFPHHPELTLMERNGHRLMTLINQLLDLGKLEAGELKPELEPGDMAAFFRMIAGSFNSLAESRGIAFSFDQNQTTWWARFDRDKLEKIVTNLLSNAFKFTPAGNNVSMNLHYPDEGAGNQLLITIQDTGIGIPPEHVPNIFNRFYQVDGKLNRTYEGTGIGLALVNELVRVLNGTIDVVSAEGLGTTFTVALPLMTIDRMPASWTELSLSAPIASVSVPAETENLDPSAPGTANILLIIDDNEDIRSYVRSIFEQDYQIIEAIDGQDGLEKATTALPDMVICDLMMPRLDGFGFCEALKMQPATSHIPVIMLTAKATVEDRIAGFELGADDYLTKPFNRSEIQVRVRNLIEQRERLYQWFSMSQPTPDSQINIPAPLTAEQQFIDRMTALVIPHIDNTGFTVEELAEAANLSRVQLHRKLKALTNKPATSFIRDIRLARAAELLTEGQQNVTQVAYSVGFDNLSYFAKVFQERYGVLPSQYGKPTSTLG